In one Diabrotica virgifera virgifera chromosome 5, PGI_DIABVI_V3a genomic region, the following are encoded:
- the LOC126885523 gene encoding uncharacterized protein LOC126885523 translates to MKNLQLLMYYSSNTVKLALKSRNKLRGSRYKMSGDQTKMEQEAYKAAKKSLLERENAGEENFSIQFRHVYYQNVGGLRTRLSDLLINVSCCPYDIIILVESNLNDNFRDSELRCDGFDVFRCDRSLKSSDKLNGGGVLIFVRSKLQSHYISINEDHIEQLLILSQFGKSKFIIGGTYIPPHSPREAYMEEIVLQYPSLNIYMFGDYNLPNAVWSNDEFGVLVHCPGADPAVDVAQAYGYLKFYQLNSLPNDRNVFLDLVFSNYRDLVITRAGDPLLNSSLHHFGYEASLMALNTSSSSCLSYHEFYYDFMNGNYFEFNNFLAAIDWQECLGYSDINVSTQVFNEILATGIAFFVSLKRYRSSSFPKWFSHDLRCLTREKKYAHSLYMKNRSDVNYSNFSRLRSECKRLSDAYFSLYIRGLDAELQNNPYSFWKYIRDKLSSHNLPDLKFYNERSASNGQGIANLFKDFFQTVYLPSNNDLKLPSAHLDSNIGACFNITDFTVTGIFDATLA, encoded by the exons ATGAAGAATCTACAATTACTCATGTACTACTCATCTAACACTGTAAAATTGGCCCTGAAATCTCGCAATAAGCTTCGTGGATCTAGATATAAAATGTCTGGTGATCAAACCAAAATGGAACAAGAGGCTTATAAAGCAGCGAAAAAGTCGTTATTGGAGAGAGAAAATGCGGGTGAGGAGAATTTCTCTATCCAGTTCCGTCACG TGTACTATCAGAATGTTGGTGGCCTGCGTACAAGACTTTCTGATTTGTTAATAAATGTGTCGTGCTGTCCATACGACATAATCATACTAGTTGAGAGTAATTTGAATGATAACTTCAGGGACAGTGAATTAAGATGTGATGGTTTTGATGTTTTTCGTTGTGACAGAAGTCTGAAATCTAGTGACAAATTGAATGGAGGTGGTGTCCTGATATTTGTTAGGAGCAAGCTGCAATCTCATTATATCTCTATCAATGAAGACCATATTGAACAACTTCTTATTTTGTCTCAGTTTGGTAAGTCCAAGTTTATTATTGGGGGTACTTATATTCCTCCTCATTCTCCCCGGGAAGCATACATGGAAGAAATTGTTCTTCAGTATCCATCACTTAATATTTACATGTTTGGCGATTACAACTTACCAAATGCAGTATGGTCCAATGATGAGTTTGGTGTCCTAGTTCATTGTCCAGGAGCTGATCCAGCTGTTGATGTGGCACAAGCTTATGGTTACCTAAAATTTTACCAACTAAACTCTTTACCTAATGACAGAAATGTATTTTTAGACCTGGTTTTCTCTAACTATAGGGACTTGGTTATCACAAGGGCGGGTGATCCTCTCTTGAACTCTAGTTTACATCATTTTGGCTATGAAGCTAGTTTGATGGCCTTAAACACATCCTCCTCTTCATGTCTATCCTATCATGAATTCTACTATGATTTCATGAACGGCAACTACTTTGAGTTTAATAACTTCTTGGCTGCTATAGATTGGCAGGAATGCTTAGGTTATAGCGATATAAATGTATCAACTCAAGTCTTCAATGAAATTCTTGCTACAGGTATCGCTTTTTTTGTATCTTTGAAACGCTAtagatcttcttcttttcctAAGTGGTTTTCTCATGATCTTAGATGTTTGACGAGAGAAAAGAAGTATGCCCACTCTCTGTACATGAAGAATCGGTCTGATGTTAATTATTCCAATTTCTCTCGTCTCCGATCAGAATGTAAACGGTTGTCTGATGCATACTTTTCCCTGTATATTAGAGGTTTAGATGCTGAATTGCAGAATAACCCTTATTCGTTTTGGAAATATATTAGGGATAAACTGTCTAGTCACAACCTTCCTGATTTGAAGTTTTATAATGAACGGTCAGCTTCTAATGGACAAGGTATTGCTAATTTATTCAAAGATTTCTTTCAGACTGTTTACTTACCCAGTAATAACGATCTCAAGTTACCCAGTGCACATTTAGATAGCAACATCGGTGCTTGCTTCAATATCACTGACTTTACTGTCACTGGTATTTTTGATG